A single genomic interval of Pelagerythrobacter marensis harbors:
- the rpe gene encoding ribulose-phosphate 3-epimerase, with protein sequence MTVPLVSPSILSADFARLGEEVRAIDAAGADWIHIDVMDGHYVPNITIGPAVVKALRPHTDKPFDVHLMISPVDSYLEAFAEAGADIITVHPEAGPHTHRTLQAIRGLGKKAGVVLNPGTPVDALEYLLDLADLVLVMSVNPGFGGQSFIDSQLRKIEAIRRLIDATGRAIHLEVDGGVNRDTARLCVDAGADVLVAGSATFAGGPERYAANIAALKEAR encoded by the coding sequence ATGACCGTTCCGCTCGTTTCCCCTTCCATTCTCTCGGCCGACTTCGCCCGGCTCGGCGAAGAAGTGCGCGCGATCGACGCCGCCGGGGCGGACTGGATCCATATCGACGTGATGGACGGGCATTACGTGCCCAACATCACCATCGGCCCCGCCGTCGTGAAGGCCCTGCGCCCGCACACCGACAAGCCGTTCGACGTGCATCTGATGATTTCCCCGGTCGACTCTTATCTGGAGGCTTTTGCCGAAGCGGGGGCCGATATCATCACCGTCCATCCCGAAGCGGGGCCGCACACGCACCGCACGCTCCAGGCCATCCGCGGGCTGGGCAAGAAGGCCGGCGTGGTGCTGAACCCGGGCACCCCGGTGGACGCGCTGGAATATCTGCTCGATCTGGCCGACCTCGTGCTGGTGATGAGCGTCAATCCCGGCTTCGGCGGGCAGAGCTTCATCGACAGCCAGTTGCGCAAGATCGAGGCGATCCGGCGCCTGATCGACGCCACGGGCCGCGCGATCCATCTCGAGGTCGACGGCGGCGTCAATCGCGACACCGCCCGCCTCTGCGTCGATGCGGGGGCCGACGTCCTGGTCGCCGGCTCCGCGACCTTCGCAGGCGGGCCGGAGCGGTATGCCGCCAATATCGCCGCGCTGAAGGAGGCGCGCTGA
- a CDS encoding DUF2141 domain-containing protein, giving the protein MTFRTTLRIAAGTALAAGLVASLPANAYRQEISNDLSRCAAGNGPSVKVTVTGIKASRGTMRVQTYRGNGSEWLAKGKWLHRVEAPARRGTMTFCLPVPAAGTYAVAVRHDVNGNGDTDLREDGGGMSNNPSINIFNLGKPSYKKTAFSVGNEVKAITITMKYWG; this is encoded by the coding sequence ATGACATTCAGGACGACGTTACGCATCGCTGCCGGGACCGCGCTTGCCGCCGGTCTGGTCGCGAGCCTGCCTGCCAATGCCTATCGGCAGGAGATTTCGAACGATCTGTCGCGCTGCGCCGCGGGCAACGGCCCGTCGGTGAAGGTGACCGTAACCGGGATCAAGGCCTCGCGCGGGACCATGCGGGTCCAGACCTATCGCGGCAACGGGAGCGAGTGGCTGGCCAAGGGCAAGTGGCTCCACCGGGTCGAGGCGCCCGCGCGGCGCGGCACGATGACGTTCTGCCTGCCCGTGCCGGCGGCCGGGACTTATGCGGTGGCCGTGCGCCACGACGTCAACGGCAACGGCGATACGGACTTGCGCGAAGATGGCGGCGGCATGTCCAACAACCCCAGCATCAACATCTTCAACCTCGGCAAGCCGAGTTACAAGAAAACCGCTTTTTCTGTCGGCAACGAGGTCAAGGCGATCACCATCACGATGAAATACTGGGGCTAG
- a CDS encoding diacylglycerol kinase family protein: MTPADATHPATEAPSVGVIYNPRSHRNRGQDLNLGVRANIFVAQPADTASLQDALARFAARGIDYLVINGGDGTVRDVLTAGLPVFGDAWPDLAVLPKGKTNALNVDLGAPSGWTIGAAISAWPAARRIVRRPLRVEPLDREAPAMLGFIFGAGAYTSGIRAGQDAHRLGAFDSLAVGVTAAWGVLQALLGTDRNAWRRGVEMQIALGPEGQAMPRSAMGDPARRHFVLASTLERFPAGLKPFGDLRAGLKLIVVDHPKRRLLLRMPAALTGHGPAWLEQWGLHRLTADPVDIAVADEIILDGEAFPAGRYRLSSGPELRFLVP, translated from the coding sequence ATGACTCCCGCCGACGCCACCCACCCTGCGACCGAGGCGCCCTCTGTCGGGGTGATCTACAACCCGCGCAGCCACCGCAACCGCGGGCAGGACCTGAACCTGGGCGTGCGCGCGAATATCTTCGTCGCCCAGCCGGCCGATACCGCCAGCCTGCAGGACGCGCTGGCGCGCTTTGCCGCGCGCGGGATCGACTACCTCGTCATCAACGGCGGCGACGGCACGGTGCGCGACGTCCTGACCGCGGGTCTGCCGGTATTCGGCGACGCCTGGCCCGATCTCGCCGTGCTGCCCAAGGGCAAGACCAATGCGCTCAACGTCGATCTCGGCGCGCCTTCGGGCTGGACGATCGGCGCGGCCATATCGGCCTGGCCCGCCGCCCGGCGCATCGTTCGCCGGCCGCTGCGGGTCGAGCCGCTCGACCGCGAGGCCCCGGCCATGCTCGGCTTCATCTTCGGCGCGGGTGCCTACACTTCGGGTATCCGCGCGGGGCAGGACGCGCACCGGCTGGGCGCGTTCGACAGCCTCGCGGTCGGGGTCACCGCCGCCTGGGGCGTGCTGCAGGCGCTGCTGGGCACCGACCGCAACGCCTGGCGGCGCGGGGTGGAAATGCAGATCGCCCTCGGGCCCGAAGGGCAGGCGATGCCGCGCAGCGCAATGGGCGATCCGGCGCGGCGCCATTTCGTGCTGGCATCGACGCTGGAGCGTTTCCCCGCCGGCCTGAAGCCCTTCGGCGATCTGCGGGCGGGACTGAAACTGATCGTGGTCGATCACCCGAAGCGCCGCCTGCTGCTGCGAATGCCCGCCGCTCTGACCGGGCACGGACCGGCGTGGCTTGAGCAATGGGGGCTGCACCGGCTGACCGCGGACCCGGTGGACATTGCGGTCGCGGACGAGATCATCCTCGACGGCGAGGCCTTTCCGGCGGGACGCTATCGCCTGTCGTCCGGCCCCGAACTGCGCTTCCTCGTCCCGTGA
- a CDS encoding M20 family metallopeptidase: MLHPDLLDSARALSDRIVALRRAIHAEPELGLHTPRTMAKVREALAHLPLEWREGTSTTGQVAVLRGGGEGRRVLLRGDMDALPMAEETGLDFASTIAGRMHACGHDTHTAMLAGAAELLAGLRESFAGEILFMFQPGEEGFHGARFMLEDGLLGGEHHGPLPDAAFALHIMPNAPHGVFAGRAGPLMAAADQFDIVVTGKGGHASMPHETRDPVPAACAIVTALQAMVTRRFDAADAVVVTVTQLDAGTAHNIVPDNARLRGTIRTLSAKHRAAVHAAMAEVAGGVAAAHGVAAEVTITEGFPVTVCDERAVATGRAVAAEAFGEGAWRELPAPIMGAEDFAYVIEKVPGAMFFLGVAREGEDWRQCCGIHSPRMMVDESALPHGTAMLAGCALRFLQHGFG, translated from the coding sequence ATGCTGCATCCCGATCTGCTCGATTCCGCCCGCGCGCTCTCCGACCGCATCGTCGCCCTGCGGCGGGCGATTCATGCCGAGCCCGAGCTGGGCCTCCACACCCCCCGGACGATGGCCAAAGTGCGCGAGGCGCTGGCGCATCTGCCGCTCGAATGGCGCGAAGGCACTTCCACCACAGGGCAGGTCGCCGTGTTGAGAGGGGGCGGCGAGGGGCGCCGCGTCCTGCTGCGCGGCGACATGGATGCGCTGCCGATGGCGGAGGAAACCGGGCTCGACTTCGCATCGACGATCGCGGGGCGGATGCACGCCTGCGGCCACGACACGCACACCGCCATGCTGGCCGGCGCGGCGGAACTGCTGGCCGGCCTGCGCGAAAGCTTCGCGGGGGAGATCCTGTTCATGTTCCAGCCGGGGGAGGAGGGGTTTCACGGCGCCCGGTTCATGCTGGAAGACGGGCTGCTGGGCGGCGAGCACCATGGCCCGCTGCCCGATGCCGCCTTCGCGCTGCATATCATGCCCAACGCGCCGCACGGGGTCTTTGCCGGCCGGGCCGGGCCGCTGATGGCGGCAGCCGACCAGTTCGACATCGTCGTGACCGGCAAGGGCGGCCACGCCTCCATGCCGCACGAGACGCGCGATCCGGTGCCGGCGGCCTGCGCGATCGTGACCGCGCTCCAGGCGATGGTGACCCGCCGCTTCGACGCCGCCGACGCGGTGGTCGTCACCGTGACCCAGCTGGATGCGGGGACGGCGCACAATATCGTTCCCGACAATGCCCGCCTGCGGGGCACGATCCGCACGCTCTCGGCGAAGCACCGCGCCGCCGTGCACGCGGCCATGGCCGAAGTAGCCGGCGGGGTGGCTGCCGCGCACGGGGTGGCGGCCGAGGTGACGATCACCGAAGGGTTCCCCGTCACCGTCTGCGACGAGCGCGCGGTGGCCACGGGCCGGGCGGTCGCGGCCGAGGCCTTCGGCGAGGGTGCCTGGCGCGAGCTGCCGGCGCCGATCATGGGGGCGGAGGATTTCGCCTATGTGATCGAGAAAGTCCCGGGGGCGATGTTCTTCCTTGGGGTCGCCCGCGAAGGCGAGGACTGGCGCCAGTGCTGCGGCATTCACAGCCCGCGCATGATGGTCGACGAAAGCGCGCTGCCCCACGGCACCGCGATGCTGGCGGGATGCGCGCTGCGCTTCCTCCAGCACGGGTTCGGCTAG
- a CDS encoding tetratricopeptide repeat-containing sulfotransferase family protein has translation MTGAEHDRGARLKQAQDALRAGRFAEAIRHAETLLAADAADSDALYVTAVGARYLKEYSRADDYLQRLHAAAPEYGRAWQESGHLARARGDRAAALGAYARATRYNPALDASWRAQAELLAAQGRKAEAQAALAQADRIAALPRELIAVANHLYEGRLARAEEICRHYLRRHPRDVEAMRLLAEIGKRLGILDDAEFLLESAVAFAPDNVQVRLDYIDALRRRQRFAKAREQAERLHRSDPDNVLFQSHLAIESMQTGDYDRALELFDSVLAKVPGDPATLTSKGHALKTMGRQEGAIAAYRAAFATRPDHGDAFYALANLKTYRFTDDEMAAMHAAVERPGIAFMDRVHISFALGKAHEDRGEYAESFRFYEQGNTLKRRQTRYDADRMAAELRAQAEHCTPALFEKHRGAGHEAPDPIFILGLPRAGSTLLEQILASHSQVDGTLELPDILALAHRLRGRQPGVSRYPQVLHDLSAEQLAQMGRDYIDNTRIHRQGAPFFIDKMPNNFRHIGLIHLILPNARIIDARRAPMDCCFSGFRQLFAEGQEFTYGLTEIGRYYSDYVDLMEHWDAVLPGKVLRVQHEDVLDDLEGQVRRMLDFLGLPFEAACLDFHKTRRAVRTASSEQVRRPINRAGQGAWVPYEPWLGELRDALGPLAGGE, from the coding sequence ATGACAGGGGCGGAGCACGATCGCGGCGCGCGGCTGAAGCAGGCGCAGGACGCCTTGCGCGCAGGCCGCTTTGCCGAGGCGATCCGCCATGCCGAAACGCTGCTGGCGGCGGACGCGGCCGATAGCGACGCGCTCTATGTCACCGCCGTCGGGGCGCGGTATCTGAAAGAATACTCCCGGGCAGACGATTACCTGCAGCGGCTGCACGCCGCCGCGCCCGAATATGGCCGCGCCTGGCAGGAAAGCGGCCATCTGGCGCGTGCGCGCGGAGACCGGGCGGCGGCGCTGGGCGCCTATGCCCGTGCGACGCGGTACAACCCCGCGCTCGATGCCAGCTGGAGAGCCCAGGCGGAGCTTCTCGCCGCGCAGGGCCGAAAGGCCGAAGCGCAGGCGGCGCTGGCCCAGGCCGACAGGATCGCGGCGCTCCCGCGCGAGCTGATCGCCGTCGCCAACCATCTGTACGAAGGCCGGCTGGCGCGGGCGGAGGAGATCTGCCGCCACTACCTGCGCCGCCATCCGCGCGATGTCGAGGCGATGCGCCTGCTGGCCGAGATCGGCAAGCGCCTGGGGATTCTCGACGATGCCGAATTCCTGCTCGAAAGCGCGGTCGCCTTCGCCCCGGACAACGTGCAGGTCCGGCTCGACTACATCGATGCGCTGCGCCGCCGGCAGCGCTTTGCCAAAGCGCGCGAACAGGCGGAGCGGCTCCATCGCAGCGACCCGGACAATGTCCTGTTCCAGTCGCATCTGGCGATCGAATCGATGCAGACCGGCGATTACGACCGCGCCCTGGAGCTGTTCGACAGCGTTCTGGCGAAAGTGCCCGGCGATCCGGCGACGCTGACCAGCAAGGGGCATGCGCTCAAGACAATGGGCCGGCAGGAGGGCGCGATCGCGGCCTATCGGGCCGCCTTTGCCACGCGGCCCGACCACGGCGACGCATTCTACGCGCTCGCCAACCTCAAGACCTATCGCTTCACCGACGACGAGATGGCAGCGATGCACGCTGCGGTCGAGCGGCCCGGCATCGCCTTCATGGACCGGGTCCACATCAGCTTCGCCCTCGGCAAGGCGCACGAGGATCGCGGCGAATATGCGGAAAGCTTCCGCTTCTACGAACAGGGCAATACGCTCAAGCGCCGTCAGACCCGTTACGACGCCGACCGGATGGCCGCGGAACTGCGGGCGCAGGCCGAACACTGCACCCCCGCGCTGTTCGAGAAGCACCGCGGTGCCGGGCACGAGGCGCCCGATCCGATCTTCATCCTCGGCCTCCCGCGCGCGGGATCGACGCTGCTCGAACAGATCCTCGCCAGCCACAGCCAGGTCGATGGCACGCTGGAGCTGCCCGACATCCTGGCGCTGGCGCACCGGCTGCGCGGCCGCCAGCCGGGCGTTTCGCGCTATCCGCAAGTGCTCCACGATCTTTCGGCGGAGCAGCTGGCGCAGATGGGGCGCGACTATATCGACAATACGCGCATCCACCGCCAGGGCGCGCCGTTCTTCATCGACAAGATGCCGAACAATTTCCGCCATATCGGCCTGATCCACCTGATCCTGCCCAACGCCAGGATTATCGACGCCCGGCGCGCGCCGATGGACTGCTGCTTTTCGGGATTCCGCCAGCTTTTTGCCGAAGGGCAGGAGTTCACTTACGGCCTGACCGAGATCGGCCGGTATTATTCCGACTACGTCGACCTGATGGAGCACTGGGACGCCGTCCTGCCGGGCAAAGTCCTGCGCGTGCAGCACGAGGACGTGCTCGACGATCTCGAAGGGCAGGTGCGCCGCATGCTCGATTTTCTCGGCCTGCCGTTCGAGGCTGCTTGTCTCGATTTCCACAAGACGCGGCGGGCCGTGCGCACCGCCAGTTCGGAACAGGTGCGCCGCCCGATCAACCGGGCGGGGCAGGGCGCCTGGGTGCCTTACGAGCCGTGGCTGGGCGAATTGCGCGACGCGCTGGGTCCGCTCGCCGGAGGGGAGTAG